ttaattaatataggcaataattgttcaaaaacAGTTCAAAATGTGTCGAATATctcttgaattttttaaagtatttaattttaaaatgcaaatgaCACATCCAAGACAGTAGTTAAAATACTTTCCAAGTACTAAAAGCATTGTattgttacttattacttattaacgactattatttaatattttacctacttaatactatatataatatagccggtataaatacatttaataatgcacttttatttaaatactcaaCTTAGATTGTAGATATATAgatgtcttaaatttttaataggcACCTGCacagttaaataatacaattatactaattataatgtacaactTTTATTGTTGGCAAAttgtaatgagtaatgaccaccgaagaaaaatttaaaatactaattactaattattatttgaccaTCGCGTACCTAGGTACCTAACGTTGTTCTACAATATCGTTCGTTGGAGGTAGTTCaataatacctacttgaaaataaaaacaattctttGTACCCATTACCATAGGGTGTAGGTACTACATATACGCCGtaaatttcatgatttttttttcaatattatgggTATACTGAGTATGCTCTCAAATCTCAATCGATTTGCGATTTTAACTCCCAAGatatttttgcaaaattatAAGCATAGTGCATAGtgcatataggtacttaaatactcaatactcaaatcatatacctactaagtaaaaaacacaattaatttaattaggtaagtAATTTTCTTATGTTGaacatcaattatttatgactGAAAGAGTCATACACTTTACGACTTTacctactttttaatatttgtaaagattGACGAGGTATAAAgaggataatatataaaaaatctgatttaaaatattttccatactACTGACAAGCTCTTTACCGCCTTTACTCCTACAATCCAATGGGTTAGGATTTggctctaaaaaaaaaaaaattaattattgttttttaaatttgtcattatattttggtgGTGAATGATAATGTTAGGGGTGTATTGAATAGTCAACTTACTTTAGTACTCCTTCAGCACCTCTCTTCTCATTCTTTTTCAGCAGTATAGTAGACTAGTATAGACAAGGCGTCTAGGCTTTAGGcatggttaaatatttaatataatacatatcattTAACATTCACCCAGGCTTTTAAGTTTtcggtttattattttgtatttctgtGCACTTAGTACTTGCAACTTGTATTATAAACCGTCTAAACTAGACAGATGTAGTAGTTGTACTATTCtcaaaattatctatacaGAATAGTACGAGTAAGTAGTAGGTACTTGAATTTTTACTAGTTACTAGTTGTTACAGTATACTACTAAGTACTAAtgttaagtatacataattctGTATTGaatgtattcattaataagtatattagtatattatatatttttaaactaaagtaCCTAGGTAAATGCTCCAACAACACGGGtttttatagtctataattaaacacaaaaacatagtttatttatatgatataattaatactgttTATAGGTAGTAGACATAGACCTAATAGTTATTAGGTCTATGGTAGTAGGTCGTAAGTCAGATTAAGTTTACgactatacataattaaattgaaattaaaagtttaaaaataatttttgtagaaaTCAAGAATTTATACTACCATGACGTAGAATTCGTGGTAGGAATAGTTGGAACTTATGTCGTCGTAACGATAAACCgtcacattaataataataacaataattgattagataaaaacataatattttactgataaGTCAGTGATAACTGCTGATAaagttcataaataatattatcttcaatTCTCGGCGTCTTTTCCTAATGTTTATCCTCACTCCCGAGCTCACTCCTCTGTAATGTCGTTTAGTTTCGTCAGTTTGGTGTCCGTTGCCCgtaaaaagatatttatatttcttagttTGTGTCCGTAACCAGAAATCCGAagcattacctatattaacatTACTTATTCAAACATAATCTCATAGGATCGATTCTGTGGCTGCTCTTGTTGACAATGAGAacgtattagatttatttttccaaaatcaaaatttaaggtgactacttatattataatattagtttttttttatctgattattattcagtacaaatcaattatacaaaaatactacTGCATCAAGcagtaaaaagtatttattgtttatagaaaaatttatcaatgatGATTAAGAAGGCACTTACATGAAAAGTGATCTTGAaattcagaatattttttgtcttagctttgtttcattttatattttaacttttctgTAAAGTAACACTGGTACTGAATTTACTAGTTGTATATctacatgtttaaaattaactttattttcttaaatagtttaataatcacattttaaaataaaaatatgtactatttaaagtttaacgctaataaaattatgttaattaattgtaattattttttaatgtattgaatAGTTGTAgcttaatattgaatttgagtTCACTGTGTTCTATTAaacgaaatttaattaaaataacttacatttttatgatgtttcagaatattttgaaCCATGGCTGACCACGacgaaaatgtattaaaaaatgaaaagtcTAAAGAAAACGGTAAAATGAATGACAGTGTTCCAGAGTTAGATGATACTGAACCACCTAAGGTTATAATAACTGCTCCTCCAACattgtctataaaaataactagtaataaattacaaaagcCAAGTGATGAACTTGATGCTAAAGACTCAGATGATTGTCAGATTATTTTGCCTAAAActgaaataattgatattactgATGATATTTGTGATAAAGATGAAACTTTAGATGAAACTAGTGAAATTGATAAAGTTGTAGTTAACAATGATATTAAAGATACACAAACAATTATGACACTTAAAGAAGAACCTAAAGAACCTGAAACTGAGGTGATATCAGAAGATGAAATGCCAGTTGACAATATGCCTGTTGACACTGAAGCTGTGTCTGAAGATGAATTACCACCAGCCACTTTAGCTGATCAAACTGAAATAGTATCTGATGAAGAGCTGCCTAGTGAAAATGGTACATCCAAAATAAAAAGGTGTCAAATACCTGAGGAAAAAGAAAATGATAGTGAATCTCAGCCTgccaaaaaagttaaaaccgATGAAGTAAAACCAATCACTGAACTAGATAAGTTTTGGCAAGCTGTTAAAGACGACCCATCAGACTTTGCTGGATGGACTTATTTGCTACAATTTGTTGATCAAGAGAATAATGCTGAAAACGCAAGAGAAGCATATGATAAATTCTTGGAACTGTACCCGTACTGTTACGGCTATTGGAGAAAATTTGCTGATTTTgagaaaagaaataataacaaagatGAGTGTGAAGCAGTTTTTCAACGTGGCTTGAATGCCATACCACTTAGTGTTGACTTATGGATTCATTACATGACATACTTAAAAACACAGCATGCTGATGACGTGGATCTTATACGTAGCAAGTTTGAAAAAGGCTTAGAAATGTGCGGACTTGAATACCGCTCAGATCGTTTATGGGATCATTATATTAAGTGGGAAATTGAacagaataaattaatcaatgcTTTCAACATATACAATCGTCTTCTTGCTACACAAACACTGGGCTATTtgcaacattttgaaaattttaaagagtTTGTGAACAAGAATGCACctgataagattttaaatgCTAAGGAATATCTTGAATTAAGACAGCAAGTAGCTGAAAGAATAAGGCTGAGTGGAAACGGTGAATTGTTGACTGACGATTCTGCACCACCAGGAGAAGAAGAAAACACTTTTTTATCTGATGTGTCAGAAAAAGAATTggcattattaaaagaaactattattgaattaaaagaaaaaattaataaggaaACAGCTAGAGAAATAGCTAAGCGTCAAGCATTTGAAGAAGGTATCAAAAGACCCTATTTCCATGTGAAACCTTTAGAAAAATGTCAGATagaaaattggaaaaattatatCGCATTGGAGAAGGAAGCCGGGGACCACCAACGTATTGTTGTTTTGTATGAAAGATGTCTAATACCATGTGCATTGTATGAAGATTTTTGGTTGAGTTATTTAGACTATTTAGAATCTTTAGATTTTGATGTTAGCGATTTATTAACAAGCTTTTATTTACGTGCTTGCTTAGTTCACCATCGCAAGTCTCcagaattacatttaaaatggtCAGCTTTTGAAGAAAGCAAAGGTAACTTAGACAAAGCTGCTGAAATTCTGAAAAACCTTGATGACGCCGTTCCACATATGttgcaaattatttacagACGTATTAATTTAGAGAAACGAAGAGACCAATTTGATAAAGTATGTGAATTGTatgaacattatataaatacttctcATACAAAGTTTCTTACTTCTAATATTGCCATAAAATATGCTCGTTTCCTTTGGAAGTGTGCAAATAAAATCGACAAGGCCATTGAATTAATCAcagaaattgtaaataaagacAAAGACAATATGCAAGACAATGCTAGGCTATTATTGCAACTCATTGAGCTTAAAATGAGTGTAAAGCCGTTAAACGAAAAATcagttattcaaatatttgatgaaatattatcaatgagCAGTGTAAATTTAgagcaaaaaatattgttttcacaaCGTAAATTGGAATTTATTGAGGATTATACTTGTGATTATACAGCATTGCGTAAAGCCACCAATGAGTTCAAGAGTTACACAGAGTTGCTCGCTAAAGAGAAGAAAAAAGCATTGGCTGCGGTTGAGGAAGAAAAATCTAGGATTGAAAAAGAAATGAAAGCGAAACAGGCACAAGATATTGCAGCATCTTCAAATTCTCAGACAGCAACCACCAACTACCAGTCATACAATACAACCGGATATTACCCACAACAATACGCCACTGGTTACAACCAGACAGCTTATCAACAGTATGCTCCTAGTGGACAAGATTATTCATATCAGTATCAAAATTGGAGCTACCCGCAAGCGACCAACTACAATCAGACGTGGGGATCTTACAATTACAGTGGCACAGGAAGTGGTGGAAGTGGAGGATATTAGTgtacatagtaaatattagttaagtaAGAATtacgcatttaaaattattttatgtataaatataatatatacaaaaaaaaaataatacatcaacaatataaacaatttagtcacaataacaaaaaatagatttaaaaaaaaaaaccatgtataatatgtttttaatgtttagtataacatttttgtaagaTAATTGTAAGTACGTTTATCTTTAATTACATGTTTATGAGTATGAAAAATCACAGTTTTTGTTTCAATcgcattatttcaaatatgtttTCCCAAAATTGTACACTGGGAGTATTTATTACACCATCAACCATGCACGTTTCATCGCCAtcgattgataaatatttgggATCGTCCACATTTGAATTATTCCACACAACATTCAAATTTGATGAATTtggatttctaaaataaaacttgttaataaatcattttcacctgaatatttataaatctaaatctaAACAGAATTTAATCACTAATGTGATGACaaagttcatttattttacatacccAGTTTTTGCAAAATTGCACCATAGCTTACTCATTGTTTTGCACATTCTATATTCTGGTGTATTAACTTTAGGCAAGAATCCAAACAATTGCccgtaaaacaaataatttaattcgtcCGCATGGCATGCACCTACAGAATTATCATTACATCAACCTTAGttaaataaagattaataaattcgtacagttaaaaatcaaaaataatagaaataattggtACCTTTCAATGAATGAAATATTGGCCGTGTagcaaataaaagttttttacaaGCATTGAGTTCTCCATCAAATTTGAACTCATAGTTGTAAATTGGCGCTTTATCTTTTCTAAGTAGATCATTAAAGCCACGATAAAAGTCTTTGGTAAAAAATACATCACTAAACAActggaaaaaatgtttaagtaatttcattagtttataatatatacaaatatcacATGGAATCTATTccaaaaaccaaattttataaataatatggtattccaatggaaaatattaagaaGTAAAGCTTACTTACACGACATGTATTttccaatttaattatatcactaGATTGCTCGTGTTCATTGAAATAAAAGTTCTTTACTCTTTGAATGACTTCTTCACTATAATgactttcaaataatttacttatctcttcaactttataataatcaaataacttTCCTAATCTGTGttctgaaaacaaaaatataattattattaattatgttcaataaaggtttacatttttgttttaatggccataaaaaaaaaaacctgtatATTTAAGATCAATACAAAATCaaagatgtattatattaaattaattaattacaaaacaaaaaaataatagtaatagtaataattttatatgatgttTTAAGTTTCTATCTTCCTCGTAtgagttattacaatttaaataaaatttatggtatgtaatatttattaatatttattgtttattaaatatttaatatatatataatttagtatatttatacatatatttttattaataagtaagatTTTATTCAATTGAGAAAAAGAGAATAGTTCATATTTTCCTggaataataactttaataccaagttgtacaataattatctctaaattgattaattaattgtctTGCAActgttaatgaaataaaatgtaaaaatatttagtgacttaattataggtaattgtatataaaatgtaaccaAAATTATGTGTATTCATCAATTTTGTAGGTTAAAAATATGGCCAttgatttgataatataattaaaaaataatttacctccAAACACTATCATTCCTTCCATATTGTTGAGTCCGCTAATCAAAGGTACTGGTGATGctgatttgattaaaatgtcTGGATGAGCAGGTAAGAGTCTGTCACTTACAGCTTCACTTTCTATTGTTGGAACAAACTGAAAATTTAGCAAATCTCTTTGGcccttttaaaattaaataaaacaaaataattattaaaactctttataaaaattaattttataaatcaaaattacttaaataaatttatatttttataaataacattcaacagcttgtaaaaatataaaatgtacgatgaaaataaagaagcataaaattgaaaaaaagattGTCTTCTggttagaaattttaatttagtggtCTTCAGCAgttttttcagttttcattatcaaagtattgaattaagaaatattaaaacccAATAAAGTCAACTAAACAATGTATATCctgcttttataattttatttacatatgtttatagtttaagtattatagattattaaaaaatatttttgcatcATACTTACTTCAATTTTGAACTTCAATGTTGTGCATTTAACTAAATCGATTGCTggaatatttagtaaatattttactatttcttTAGGATCATCTTTTTGACACCCCAATTTTTCAGCCAACTTAAAGGCTACTTCTGtgtgtttttcattaaaagcccatggattaaaaatacacccACTTTGCATTATAGCTTTGTCAAATGatcctaaaatattaacaataaaaaaaaaagatagttatttaatatatcattatcattattaaatactggattttgcataaaatgcatgttgttatttttaacatcataTACACGCAGTCAATGAGTGTCCACAAATCATTATTTGATTGCATGTTTGCAtgcagattttaaaattttaaatgcatataaatctggtctttaatcattattatcataatgattttaatagatGGAAAATtaccatgaaaaaaaatccacaGAAATATAAGTCCATGTGAGTgccacatattttttatagacttCTTTGTGTTCAACATctctaagtattatataagtaattaatttttttttttttggcttttATTCTGTGGATTTTTTTCTGGGAGGATTCAATACCATTAAATGTACTTGCATAGAATCTTAAAATGATTGTaagatatcaaataaaaatatttgatttattattggcTTTAAACCCTTAACATATGGATATGaagtataatcattattaaactgaatgaaacaaaaattgatgtctttagaaaataaaacactgtGAATCATCTGTGGCCCAGTATATGACAACAGATTATACCCCccataataacttttaaacttttcacaaactacatttaaaatatttaaataaaaaataagaataatgtagtaatatataattttactttatgtaATAAGACgctaaaaaaagaattattattttacttatttgtttaataaaaaaattgtaatacaaaaatttagtGAGATCCTTGACCTTGTTTAGAATtgcatagttttttaaaatcaagatCAAATGATGcaagataatataatcttaaatcAGGTGCTGCGTTTAGtttatttctatacttatttttaataaagatgTACGAAGAAAACGCTTTCTTGACCAACTCTGTACAGCAGGTACAGAGTATATTATTGgcagatttattataaacggtAATAGGAACTCAATCAGACTGATAGTCACTCATATTCGTTATGTTCgtacatatagatatatgtatggatataatgatgtgtatatacatccaaaaattaataagttgttTTCTAACTCACTTTTTAAAGTTATGTCTCATGAAAGTTCtatcaacttttatttttctacgaTTGATAAAGTTGTAACTTTTTGAAAGAATTTTTCATCGAAAGGATTTAAAATCCAATTATTTACTTCTTTGGGtttgaaaaagtattttccgaatgataatttatcaaatctacattttatactcCATATCTATAacttatcttataaaataagttaatattaagttttaatttgtgacacaaattttcatttttaagaatatatgagtatattgaatattttcgaaacgtatgattttaaataaacaaatttaacatttttccgTCATTACTATTAAATCTAACCCATTACCCTCTATCACGTACCCATTGAGGTCATCTCCCAGGTATGGAACCGCTggaataaagtattaaagtaaGACTTAGAGAAATTAGGAATACCAAATTGGAAAGAAAAAGTACAAAACCAAGAAGCGTGGAAGAACGTGTCAGTGGTGGAAATAACTCTTGCAGAGTAATGATACAATACatgaaaaattagttttaaaaagaaaaaaatcagattaaataaaatatgaataaaaaataatttaagtttgttCTATTATACACttcaaattcaaacaaatgATTACTGAACTATAAaatggttaaataattatttaaaactaatgagCTTATGTCATGATTAGTGCATAATCTCATGTGTAATTTGATGTCTAACAAGTCATAGTTTCTtgtataaaagatatttttaaggttctcatgatacatattttgatttgttaaaagtaaaagggtgttttttttaacttaaattatttgggttaattatagaataaagaCAGGATTTAAAtacagattttaataataattaataataatttctttaaattatatctattaaattcttgtaataaatataacacctGTAAACCAAAAAATGCATTTGAATTCTATTCCTGGTTAATAGACTACTGTTTACTGAAGTATGGTACACAACACTacagtaaatacatttaaaactaacCTGTGGATAGAGGTGAAAGTAAATGACAGTGTACAGAAGCAGACCCTGCACTTTCTCCaaaaatggtaatattattggtatcaCCTCCAAATGCTGCTATGTTGGCTTTTATCCATTTAAATGCGAACAATTGATCTTTTAGCCCCATATTACCAGGACATTCGTCAATTCCAAAGTTTAAGAATCCTAAAAGCAAAACCCGTGTTCAAtcttattcaaaatttgtcaaatagctataaaaattaaaatgtttatcctAAGTAATGAACTAaactaatactattaattaagttcatacatattattatttatttatacctaggACATTTAAACGATAGTTGATTGTAAcaacaattacattttcatcgAGTAAATAATCAGGAGAGTAAAAATCCAATGATCCAGATCCATAATTAAATGCACCTCCATGTATGAATACCATAACAGCTTTTTTTTCAACCATTTCCTCctggtaaattataatgaagcAATTATTAACCAATACCtaatctatacaatataacaaaatcCTTTTACAACCTGTGGTACAAATATGTTTAGATACAAACAATCTTCACTTCCGACAAGTTTTTTGGTCATGAAAACATCATACTGCATACATACTTTACCACATGAAAACGCTTTATAAACTCCAGTCCATCCTGGATGTTTGACAGGAggctaaaacaaaattaaaaatgtataattggtaaattatttaaattgttacatttatgcaattaaatttaaaacattgtaatgTGTTAGTTTTTATGAACTGACAACGCAATTgctatcttataatttttgaatgagttatacatagttacataagtaattcttaatatttttgaaaccataatcattttagttaaaagtaggtaatttataaatttgatatactgttgaaattatatgttattaaaaatactcacCTTGAATCGTAAGTCATTAATTGGCGGTAAAGCATAGGGTATGCCTAGAAAACTGAcatatgatttatttgataatcgTGTTTTGTAGTGAAGTCCTTGTAATGTACCTTGTTCAAGTACAACTGTCATTTTCTTTCGGggctaaaataaattgaataattgtaagtattaGATAGGTCTGATATGgactataatagttattatatatacataaatatataagacaaaaaaaaatttaattatcttaagAAGAATGAATTTGGAGAAACTATTACAATAAGT
The DNA window shown above is from Aphis gossypii isolate Hap1 chromosome 2, ASM2018417v2, whole genome shotgun sequence and carries:
- the LOC114131147 gene encoding pre-mRNA-processing factor 39-like, which codes for MADHDENVLKNEKSKENGKMNDSVPELDDTEPPKVIITAPPTLSIKITSNKLQKPSDELDAKDSDDCQIILPKTEIIDITDDICDKDETLDETSEIDKVVVNNDIKDTQTIMTLKEEPKEPETEVISEDEMPVDNMPVDTEAVSEDELPPATLADQTEIVSDEELPSENGTSKIKRCQIPEEKENDSESQPAKKVKTDEVKPITELDKFWQAVKDDPSDFAGWTYLLQFVDQENNAENAREAYDKFLELYPYCYGYWRKFADFEKRNNNKDECEAVFQRGLNAIPLSVDLWIHYMTYLKTQHADDVDLIRSKFEKGLEMCGLEYRSDRLWDHYIKWEIEQNKLINAFNIYNRLLATQTLGYLQHFENFKEFVNKNAPDKILNAKEYLELRQQVAERIRLSGNGELLTDDSAPPGEEENTFLSDVSEKELALLKETIIELKEKINKETAREIAKRQAFEEGIKRPYFHVKPLEKCQIENWKNYIALEKEAGDHQRIVVLYERCLIPCALYEDFWLSYLDYLESLDFDVSDLLTSFYLRACLVHHRKSPELHLKWSAFEESKGNLDKAAEILKNLDDAVPHMLQIIYRRINLEKRRDQFDKVCELYEHYINTSHTKFLTSNIAIKYARFLWKCANKIDKAIELITEIVNKDKDNMQDNARLLLQLIELKMSVKPLNEKSVIQIFDEILSMSSVNLEQKILFSQRKLEFIEDYTCDYTALRKATNEFKSYTELLAKEKKKALAAVEEEKSRIEKEMKAKQAQDIAASSNSQTATTNYQSYNTTGYYPQQYATGYNQTAYQQYAPSGQDYSYQYQNWSYPQATNYNQTWGSYNYSGTGSGGSGGY
- the LOC114131146 gene encoding esterase FE4-like isoform X2, coding for MTVVLEQGTLQGLHYKTRLSNKSYVSFLGIPYALPPINDLRFKPPVKHPGWTGVYKAFSCGKVCMQYDVFMTKKLVGSEDCLYLNIFVPQEEMVEKKAVMVFIHGGAFNYGSGSLDFYSPDYLLDENVIVVTINYRLNVLGFLNFGIDECPGNMGLKDQLFAFKWIKANIAAFGGDTNNITIFGESAGSASVHCHLLSPLSTGSFDKAIMQSGCIFNPWAFNEKHTEVAFKLAEKLGCQKDDPKEIVKYLLNIPAIDLVKCTTLKFKIEGQRDLLNFQFVPTIESEAVSDRLLPAHPDILIKSASPVPLISGLNNMEGMIVFGEHRLGKLFDYYKVEEISKLFESHYSEEVIQRVKNFYFNEHEQSSDIIKLENTCRLFSDVFFTKDFYRGFNDLLRKDKAPIYNYEFKFDGELNACKKLLFATRPIFHSLKGACHADELNYLFYGQLFGFLPKVNTPEYRMCKTMSKLWCNFAKTGNPNSSNLNVVWNNSNVDDPKYLSIDGDETCMVDGVINTPSVQFWENIFEIMRLKQKL
- the LOC114131146 gene encoding esterase E4-like isoform X1, whose translation is MGKLSSSFIMFRIGAMVVFNKLIMFLTSIIPRKKMTVVLEQGTLQGLHYKTRLSNKSYVSFLGIPYALPPINDLRFKPPVKHPGWTGVYKAFSCGKVCMQYDVFMTKKLVGSEDCLYLNIFVPQEEMVEKKAVMVFIHGGAFNYGSGSLDFYSPDYLLDENVIVVTINYRLNVLGFLNFGIDECPGNMGLKDQLFAFKWIKANIAAFGGDTNNITIFGESAGSASVHCHLLSPLSTGSFDKAIMQSGCIFNPWAFNEKHTEVAFKLAEKLGCQKDDPKEIVKYLLNIPAIDLVKCTTLKFKIEGQRDLLNFQFVPTIESEAVSDRLLPAHPDILIKSASPVPLISGLNNMEGMIVFGEHRLGKLFDYYKVEEISKLFESHYSEEVIQRVKNFYFNEHEQSSDIIKLENTCRLFSDVFFTKDFYRGFNDLLRKDKAPIYNYEFKFDGELNACKKLLFATRPIFHSLKGACHADELNYLFYGQLFGFLPKVNTPEYRMCKTMSKLWCNFAKTGNPNSSNLNVVWNNSNVDDPKYLSIDGDETCMVDGVINTPSVQFWENIFEIMRLKQKL